TCAGCGCCGTTGCTCCTCGTAGAGCTGCCGCCATTTAGCAATGTCACAACCCGGCACGCGTAACAAACAATCGCATACGTAGAGACAGTACAGCGTGCGTGTTTGCTCACCTGTGGCAGCAGCCGCGGTGAGGGTCATGAGATCGCCGGGGCTCCGGACGTCGACGGCGCCCTCGACGGCGGAGGCCACCTGGTCGTGGTCTGCCCCGGCGAGCTCGGCAAACTCAATGCAGTGCGAGGCCAGAAGCTGCGTGGCGGATGCCAGTGCGGCGTCCATCTTAGGGCCCTCTCCGTCCTCCGGGTTCGCGGCTCCCGCCGCGagggcagcgacggcggcggccacgCTGGCCACGGAGACCGCCGCATGGACGCGCGCCCGCTCAGCACGGGCCTTGTCCACCCTGCTACCACCGTCCTTGTGGTGGAACCACCTGCCGATCGTACGATGGTGCGCGGAGATGGCGCTCCTGCTCCTGCAAGTCTGCACGCGCAAATTGTGGTACATGTCAGCTTAATTTACAGAACTCTCAGACTGTACGTGAGCAGAGCACTTGGCATTTGCTTGTAATCTTACACGCTTTTTGGGGCTGTTGGTGCCAGAAGCGGCGGCGAGCGCGAGCATCTCCGGCATGAGCATCCCGGAGAGCCGATCGACGACGAAGTTGGagctccgcctcccgccgccgacCGCCAACACCTTGGATAGGTCCGACGCGGAGACGCTCCATGACCGCGACAGGAACTCCATGGGCTCCACCGGCGTCTGCGGCGACTGCACTGCGCCGGCGCTGTCCATGAGCAGCAGGTGATCCCTCCTCTTGGTCCTCCCCAGCAGGTACCCTTCCATCCTCACTTCTCGTGCCGTTCGCTAGCTGTCGCACTGCGTGTTCTTTGCTGCCTTCTGCTGGTGATCGATATGTCGCTGATGCGTGCCTCGCCGGCTACTTATGGAGCCCGGCGAGCGGAGGCCGCACGAAGCACGGGAAAGAGGCTGTTTGGGCGGCAGGACACACCAAGACTTCGGTTTCTGACGGAGCTGCCGCCCCTgtcgcgtcgcggcgtcggggcgggcgaCACGTAGCACTGTAACGGCGTCGCTTGCGGATGTGGAGTAGCCATTGCGGTCCTTGTACGTTGCACCGGAGAGATGGGACGGTGTTGTAGGAGACAGGCTCGTCGGGATTTGGTTACTTCTCTTGCCTCGTGAGAGTATAAAATGTTGAGCGAACGAAGGGACACCTAGGAATCGTGAGCCAGCCAGTCCTACATACTTTGCTAATTTATTCATTCAGTTTTGTACTTCGTTTTTCTAGTCTGgcatataagatttgatcaaagtTAAACTTGATAAAATTTGACCaattttatagaaaaaatatcaacatctacaatactaaacatatatagtatgaaaattaatattatgatgcatctaacaatactGATCTCATATTATGAATTTTGATGTTTTTTCTATAAACTTAATCAAAGTTAACAAAATTTGAcgttgaccaaatcttatatgcagactaaaaagaaggacgccgataagtgccacatgtgtgggcgttagggAGTCCGCCCACACATTTTGTATGGTGTATAAGAGGAACATCCCACACACCTACGTGTgagcaaaacaagtaatgcccacacacctCTTTTTTTCCCTCCCGATCACTCTCACACGCGTGCAtgtgggcgaagttgataacgcccacacgcatgtatgtcaggcctcgtacctcctgGTCCCGCACACCAGCGTGACAgtcaccgcgcgcccgcagttgccatggtccagactctcgtccatgttcgtttaattgCAGGTGCTATGTCGCTGCACTATGGTTGCCATGTCGAACAACTGCAGTtgtcatggttgctcaactgcagttgccatgtatggtctggtctaatgtagttgccatgatttcaaaactttaggagtttcCGCATACTAACACTACGCAGTTGAGAGAGTTGCTATGTGCTCACAAGCATAttaggggcagttgccatgtaaaaggaagagttgccatctgcttacgtgcgcgttagggcagttgccatgtacgtgcacgttagggcagttgccatgtaccgtGCAAAAACAGATGACAactcggtaaaagagagttgccatctgcttacgtgcacactaggcagttgccgtgtaccctgcaaaacacatggcaattcgggtaaaaaaagagagttgccaccttctgatgaattgagttttccccttgagattttgttttatcagattgaatatttttatggatttgaaatcacttgatatatgtcttgcatatgaatacccgtggtgacaatgaggtattatattgattcacttgatatatgttttggcactgaactcgcggattcctgaggtgacattagggtaatatatgcataggggctGATGCATGTTCTCATCCTTGTTTCTCCGTAAAATCTTTGGGAACTCTTTgagattctttgtgttggattgagtactatgaatctgaatttgtttgatgcgtatcgtataattaactTATGGATACTTgttgtgacattggagtatctaggtgacattagagttggttgatgtgtatcatatggtgttattttagtatgaactcttgggtagatcgaacggaaagaataaatttgcgttattttagtacaaactcttgaatagatcgaacggaaataataacTTTAAGGTGGGTTCATACCccacaaacaatttcttcttatgttctccgctagataagaactttggagtgattcttcatcacacgttgagggatggttatacgaTCCAATTAGAGTAGCATTgtcgagagattgcactagcgaaagtacggaccctaggcctcattttcaagcattagaATACCGTTTGTGCtttgttttatcaattgctacattgctgtttttattgttcctattacagaaatcaatatctactatcattactacacttgtatcaccatctcttcaccgaactagtgcacctatacaaattaccattgtatttagtgtgttggggacacaagagaccttttgttatttggttgcaggattgtttgagagagaccatcttcatcctacgcctcccacggattgataaatcttaggtcatccacttgaggaaaaattgctactatcctacaaaactctccgcttggaggcccaacacaagtctacacgAATaaatttgtgtagtagacatcaattagcCTTATTGATGAGTTAGACATTAAGGCTAAAGTGGCACCCCTCTTGTTATCATAGTGCACTGATAAAAGGGAGGCTGGAGTGTGTTTGGCTAAAATTTTGAGAGAGGATATATCGATTTGTTCATTTGACTACAAATGGAAAACACAGAAATAAGAATGTTCAACTTCAACAAGATGAGGGCACCATTGCAGGTCAAGATAACCTCCTACATCTCAAACTTTTATAAAAAGCTTTTCCGTAGCCCCTGTGTCTAAGTTTCTGTTGATGAATGCaaacattgtgtgtgtgtgtgtgtgggggggggggtatttTGTGGCTCTGTCTGAAAGAGAATACTGGGTTGATAATACCCTTCATAGAGAAGGAAGTTCATAAGACCATATTGCGAATGAAAAATAAGAAGGCGTCTGGACCTGATGGATTTCCCACATAAGTTTACCGGATGTTGGATTACGATTAATGGAGACCTATTGTCCATGTTTCATGTTTCGTTTAATAGTGAGATTTAGTTGTGTAAGCTCAAGTTCAAAACAATTACCTTGCTACCTAAGAAGGAAGATGCGGTGAGGATTGAAAATTTTGTGCCTATTTGTTTGGTTAATTTTAGTTTTATCATTTTTTACCGAATTGAGTAAAAGTCTGTTgtggaacgcggtaatttcaaaaaaattcctacaatcacgcaagatctatctctcggtgatgcatagcaacgagaggggagagcgttgtctacgtaccctcgtagaccaaaagcggaagcgtttcaataatgtggttgatgtagtcgaacgtctttgcaatccaaccgatccaagtaccaaacgtacggcacctccgcgttcagcacacgttcaactcgatgacgtccctcgtactcttgatccagttgaggccgagggttagttctgtcagcacgatggcgtggcgatggtgatgatgatgctaccagtgtagggcttcgcctaagctccgcaacggtatgatcgaggtgtgtaactgtggagggtggcaccgcacacggctaaaagatcaacctgtgtgttctagggtgcccccttgcccccgtatataaaggagggaggggaggccagccagccctccttggtgcgcccccaaAGGGGGAATCTTACTAGGACTCtgagtcctagtaggtttccaccaagaaggagagagggggaaggaaggagagtgagagagggagaaggaaagggggggggggcgccggcccccttcccttgtcctattcggactcagggGGGCAGCCAGCCCTCCTCTCTCaacactaaggcccatcgaggcccattagttccgggggggggggggtccggtaaccctctggcagtctggttttatccgaaacttctctagaacacttctggtgtccgaatatagttgtccaatatatcaatctttatgtctcgaccatttcaagactcctcgtcatgtccgtgatctcatccgggactccaaaaaaacttcggtcatcaaaaacatataactcataatgcatatcatcatcgaacgttaagcgtgcagaccctacggggtcgagaactatgtggacatgaccgagacacatctccggtcaataaccaatggcagaacgtgtatgctcatattggctcctacatattctacgaagatctttcttggtcaaaccgcataacaacatatgttgttccctttgtcataggtatgttacttgcccgagatttgatcgtcggtatctcaatacctagttcaatatcattaccggcaagtctctttactcgttccgtaatacctcatcccgcaactaactcattagtcacaatgcttgcaaggcttatagtgatgagtattactgagagggcctagagatagctctctgaaacacggagggacgaatcctaatctcgatctatgccaacccaacaaacaccttcagagacacctgtagagaacctttataatcacccatttacgttgtgatgtttggtagcacacaaagtgttcctccggtatttgggagttgcataatctcatagtttgaggaacatgtacaagtcgtgaagagagcagtagcaatgaaactgtaacgatcataatgctaagctaacggatgggtcatgtccatcacatgattctcctaatgatgtgatcccgttcatcaaatgacaacacatgtctatggttaggaaacataaccatctttcattgacgagctagtcaattagaggcatactagggactataagttgtctatgtattcacacacatactaagtttccggttaatacaattctagaatgaataataaacatttatcatgaattaaggaaataaataataactttattattgcctctagggcatatttccttcagtctcccactttcgctagagttaataatctagttcacatcaccatgtgatttaacaccaatattcacatctgtatgtgattaacacccatacttcacatcgtcatgtgaccaacaccaaaagggtttactagagtcaataatctagttcacatcgctatgtgattaacacccaaagagtactaaggtgtgatcatgttttgctcgtgagagaagtttagtcaacgggtctgtcacattcagagttgtatgtattttgcaaatattctatgtctacaatgctctgcacggagctactctacctaattgatcccactttcaatatgtatccagattgagacttagagtcatctggatcggtgtaaaagcttgcatcgatgtaactctttacgacgagctcttttatcacctccataatcaagaaatatttccttagtcctcactaaggataatcttgaccgctgtccagtgatctactcctagatcaaaattgtactcccttgccaaactcagggcagggtacacagtaggtctggtacacaacatagcatactttatagaacctatgattgtggcatagggaatgcctttcattctctttctattttctgccgtggtcgggctttgagtcttactcaactttacaccttgtaatacaggcaagaaccctttctttgactgatccattttgaacttcttcaaaactttaccaaggtatgtgctttgtgaaagtccaattaagcgtcttgatctatctctatagatcttgatgcccaatatgtaagtagcttcaccgaggtatttcattgaaaaaactcttattcaaatatccctttatgctatccagaaattctatatcatttccaatcaacaatatgtcatccacatataatattagaaatgctactgagctcccactcactttcttgtaaatacaggcttctccaaaagtctgtataaaaccatatgcttcgatcatattatcaaagcatttattccaactccgagaggcttgcaccagtccataaatggatcgctggagcttgcacactttgttacaaaaccttctggttgcatcatatacaactcttcttccagaaatccattcaggaatgcagttttgacatccatctgccaaatttcataatcataaaatgcagcaattgctacatgattcggacagacttaagcatcgctacgggcgagaaagtctcattgtagtcaactccttgaactttgtcgaaaaccttttttccgacaagtcaagctttgttgatagtaacactactatcaacgttcgtattcctcttgaagatccacttattttttatgttttgccgatcatcgggcaagtccaccaaagtcctcactttgttctcatacatggatcctatctcatatttcatggactcaagccatttcgcagaatctaggctcatcatcgcttcctcatagtttgtaggtccatcatggtctggtaacatgacttccagaacaagattaccataccactctggtgcggaccttactttggaagacctatgaggttcggtagtaacttgatctgaagttccatgatcatcatcattaacttcctcactaatcggtgtaggaatcactggaactgatttctgtgatgaactaatttccaataagggagaaggtacaattacctcatcaagttctactttcttcccactcacttctttcgagagaaactccttctctagaaaaggatccattttagcaacaaagattttgcctttggatctgtgatagaaggtgtacccatgaATTTACTTTGGGtaacctatgaagacgcacttttccgatttggttcgagcttatcaggttgaagctttttcatataagcatcgcagctccaatatttaagaaacgacaacattggtttcttgccaaaccacattcataaggcgtcatctcaacggattttgatggtgccatgtttaacgtgaatgcagctgtctctaatgcataaccccaaagcgatagtggtaaatttgtaagatacatcatagatcgcaccatatccaataaagtgcggttacgacattcaaacacaccattacgctgtggtgttccatgtggctgagctgtgaaactattccacattgttttaaatgaaggccaaactcgtaactcaaatattctcctctatgatcagatcgtagaaactttattttcttgttatgatgattctccacttcactatgaaattctttgaacttttcaaatgtttcagacttgtgtttcattaagtagatatacccatatctgctcaaatcatctgtgaaggtcagaaaataacgatatccgccacgagcatcaacactcattggaccgcatacatcggtatgtattatttccaataagtcactagctcgttccattgttccgaagaacagagttttagtcatcttgcccataaggcacggttctcaggcatcaaatgattcatagtcaagtgattccaaaagtccatctttatggagtttcttcatgcgctttacaccaatacgacccaaacggcagtgccacaaatatgttgcactatcattatcaacttttcatattttggcatcaatattaagaatatgtgtatcactacgatcaagattcaataaaccatcaacattgggtgtatgaccatagaaggttttattcatgtaaacagaataacaatctattctctgtcttagatgaataatcgtattgcaataaacatgatctaatcatatttatgctcaacgcaaacaccaaataacatttatttaggttcaacactaatctcgaaagtatagggagtgtgcgatgatgatcacatcaatcttggaaccatttccaacacacatcatcgcctcaccctcaactagtctttgtttattctgtaactcctatttagagttactaatcttagcaactgaacaagtatcaaatacccaggggctactataaacactagtaaggtacacatcaatatcaaatatacccttgttcactttgccatccttcttatccaccaaatattcagggcatttccgcttccagtgaccatttcctttgaaatagaagcactcagttttaggctttggtccagctttgggcttcttcacgggagtgacaacttgcttgccattctacttgaagttccctttctttccctttgcccttttcttgaaactagtggtcttgtcaatcatcaacacttgatgctctttcttgatttctaccttcgtcgatttcagcatcacgaagagcttgagaatcgtttttgtcatcccttgcatactatagttcatcacgaagttctagtaagttggtgttggtgactagagaactctgtcaatcattatcttatctggaagataactcccacttgattcaagcgattgtagtacccagagaaTCTGAGCACATTCTCATTGCTTGAGCTAttgtcctccatcttttagctatagaacttgttggagacttcatatctctcgactcaggtatttgcttgaaatattaacttcaactcctggaacatctcatatggtccatgacgttcaaaacgtctttgaagtcccgattctaagccataaagcatggtgcactaaactatcaagtagtcatcatattaagctagccaaacgttcataacgtctacatctgctcctgcaatagttttgtcacctaatggtgcatcaaggacataatttttctgtgcagcaatgaggataaaccttagaccACGGACTCAGTCTGCATCATTgccactatcatctttcaacttagttttctctaggaacatataaaaaaacatagggaagctacaacgcgagctattgatctacaacataatttgcaaaatactgtcaggactgagttcatgataaattaaagttcaattaatcatattacttaagaactcccacttagatagacatccctctagtcatctaaatgatcacgtgatccaaatcaactaaaccatgtccgatcatcacgtgagatgaagtagttttcaatggtgaacatcactatgttgatcatatctactatatgattcatgctcgaccttttggtctgagtgttccgaggccatatctacatatgctaggctcgtcaagtttaacccgagtattctgtgtgtgcaaaactggcttgcacccgttttatgtgaatatagagcttatcacacccgatcatcacgtggtgtctcggcaggacgaactgtagcaacggtgcatactcagggagaacacttataccttgaaatttagtaagggatattcttataatgctaccgccgtactaagcaaaataagatgcataaaggataaacatcacatgcaatcaaaatatgtgacatgatatcgccatcatcatcttgtgctcgtgatctccatcattgaagcatcgtcatgatctccatcatcactggcgcgacaccttgatctccatcgtagcatcgttgtcgtctcgccaactattgttactacgactattgctaccgcttagtgataaagtaaaacaattgcatggcgattgcattgcatacaataaagcgacaaccatatggctcctccgttttcctgataactttgttacaaaacatgatcatctcatacaacaaattatatcacatcatgccttgaccatatcacatcacagcaagccctgcaaaaacaagttagacatcctctactttgttgttgcaagttttacgtggccccttagtgatttttgtgtgttgaagacttataggttaagggtctGATGCGtctgtgagtgtacataggtctataagtctatgaggaggtTGATATATACAgagaatgtcgacccctaaaaatgaagttattcaactgaagactttggatttctgaagactttgaaagtgaagaaattggtgtgaccttgaagacttggtattcattcgaaaaacatgaagcgtgaagacttttgtttttatagtttcattttctctttcttgagtcataggaaacaccgtactgttaaagggggtcgaggaaatactaaggaaaaatttccatgtgatgctcaactcaaaatcctacacctaccaatcctttcgagtgaagccattggaaatctcgcacagttcagtgatattcttcagtgacagagacgaagttcttctggtctctgaggaatttgttctgactgaagagttaggaatttgccagtgcagattgcctacaaagtgaggaacatgatagccctgaggaattcgaacctcaaatattccgaccgttgctgtgctacacgccagctgtcccaaaatatctacccacctaacggtcatatcagacaaggacatttatgtcttatcatgtaggGCTGCTCCCTGACTATAAAtaaccgccccctacaaccactagctggttggctgctccaagagaaactgacacttgtcatttgagagcaacccatcctccgagtactttgagtgaaaatcatcaagtgaggaaatcccaaacccaaacctacaaaaccccaaagtgattgagcatcactgaagagattgatccttcaTGGATCCAACGCTtttttcctttgaagactgtgcttcttccagatggttaggcgtcaaggtctagagcatccaagaggaattgtggatcgccgggtgaccgagtttgtgaaggttcggaagtcacctgaagacttaccacgagtgattgggcaaggtctgtgtgaccttagctcaaggagaatacggtgaggactatgtgtccgggactagtggtgtcctcgagtttaaatactcagccgctccaaccagatgtacaactgagatagcagttggaactggtctaccaaatcattgtcttcaccgagcttactagttctatctcctcaactctttcatttcctcatgtatgttgttatgtgcttgttcatatctgtttgaagacattgactgaagactttctcaattttctcagttctatttcttcagtctgttcgtcttcttccttgtgttatcctgtgtttacgctttctgtactctgtgcttgtcttcatttcatcatgatgactatgcttgtgttc
Above is a window of Triticum aestivum cultivar Chinese Spring chromosome 6B, IWGSC CS RefSeq v2.1, whole genome shotgun sequence DNA encoding:
- the LOC123134310 gene encoding VAN3-binding protein, whose amino-acid sequence is MEGYLLGRTKRRDHLLLMDSAGAVQSPQTPVEPMEFLSRSWSVSASDLSKVLAVGGGRRSSNFVVDRLSGMLMPEMLALAAASGTNSPKKRTCRSRSAISAHHRTIGRWFHHKDGGSRVDKARAERARVHAAVSVASVAAAVAALAAGAANPEDGEGPKMDAALASATQLLASHCIEFAELAGADHDQVASAVEGAVDVRSPGDLMTLTAAAATALRGATALRLREQREARSKAAVAPFEKAGSCGADIWCKEGTLLKRSRKGGALRWKRVSVYINKRTQVIVKLKSKHIGGAFSKKKRSVVYSVHDDMPAWPPGHEPCGMPDSATAASEKRHFGLRTAQGLVEFECESRMHKQEWVESVKNLLRQAAGGTAQLEHSFESLRLSAS